DNA from uncultured Fusobacterium sp.:
TTTTTTCTTCAATCTCTATAAACCAACAGTAAAGATCTTTTTTTATGTGTTGAAGGTAATACTGTTTAGTTTCCCAAATCAGTTCCTCTATATTGTCCTTCTCTTTTATCTCTCCAAGTTCTTTAAAAAGTTCCATTCTCAACTTTATAAACTCTTCTACGTTTTTTTCAGAACCTAAAACTATTTTCATAAAGTCTTCCTTTCTCTACTTTATTTAACTATTATTCTCTTTTCTACACTGTTAGCATCAGCAGTTCCTGTAAGGATCATAGCTTGATTTAATTGATTTCTAAGAGTATCAAAGATAGTTTTTACTCCCTCTTCTCTTCCACCAATAGATCCCCAAATAAGAGGTCTTCCTACTAATACTCCCTTTGCTCCTAAAGCTAAGTATTTAAGAATATCTACACCCTCTCTTACTGACCCATCTACTAATACATTAATTTTATCTCCAACTGCCTCTACAATCTCTTCTAATACATCACAAGGAGCTAAAGTTTCAGCTAGAACTCTTCCTCCATGATTAGAAACTACTATTGTATTAACTCCAGCTTCTGCACAAAATTTTGCCTCATCTACACTTAAAATTCCTTTTACTATAAATGGAAGCTTAGTAGAATTAACAAGTTCTTTTAAATCTTCAAAAGATTTAGGTCCAACTGGTTGTCCAAAAAGCTTCATTGTTACAAGTCCAGCACCATCGACATCTACTCCCACTGCTATTGCTCCAGCTTCCTCTGCCATTCTTATTCTCTTAATAATCTCTTCATTGCTTCTTGGCTTTATTATAGCAATTCCTATTCCATTATTTTCTTTAAGAGCTTTTAATCCAGCTTCATAACAAGTAGGATCTCCTGTATCTCCTATCATTCCTATTGTTCCTGCAGCTATAGCTCCTTTTATAACATCATGGCAGTATTCTTCCTCTGTAACTCCTCCTCCCATATTAAATTTAGTTCCTGTTATAGGAGCACCTAAACATGGAAATGATAACTCTTTTCCAAAAAGTTCAATGTTCATTTTAGGCTCAGTTACATTATGAAGTGTTCTCATAACTACCTTAATATTTTTTAATTTTAAATATGATATTTTAAATGATTCTCCTGTCCCAGTTCCACCCATTCCAGGTACTTTCCCGGAACAAAAGACTCCATCACAAATTTTACAAACATTGCAAAAACCTTTCATTTTTTCTCTCGCATTTTCTCTTACTTCTTTTATATCCATATTAAAACCCCCTTATAATTCTTAATTTTACATCTTTCTTTTATATTACTACTATTTGCTAGTTATTGTCAATTACTAGCAAAATTTAAAAATATTTTGCTTTTTATTGAGAAAAAGATATTGACAAAAGCTCTAAAATAAAGTACGCTATTGATAAGATAAGCATAATTTAATATAATTATTTTAGATAAGAGGGTGGAAAGAAACATGGCAAGTAAAACTGTTGAAATCAAAAATGAAACTGGACTTCATACAAGACCAGGAAATGAATTTGTAAGTCTAGCAAAAACTTTTAATTCTCAAATTGAAGTAGAAAATGAAGCTGGAAAAAGAGTTAAAGGAACTTCTCTTTTAAAATTACTTTCTCTAGGAGTAAAAAAAGGTACTAAAATAACTGTATACGCTGAAGGAGACGACGCTGATACAGCTGTAGAACAATTAGCTCACCTTCTTGAAAATTTAAAAGACTAGATTTAATTTTAATAGGGGGTACTATACAGTACCCTCTATTTTTTAGTCAATTACAGTTATTAAAAAATTATGAAAGGGAAATGGTAAGTGAAATGAGTAAAAAAATTAAGGGTATTGAGGCATCACCAGGTATTGCTATTGGGAAAATATTTTTATATCAAGAGCAAGAACTTGTAATAAAAACTGAAAAAGTTGGAAATACTGATAATGAAAAAGAAAGATTACTTGAAGGTAGAGAAAAATCTAAAGAACAGCTTTTAAAAATAAGAGAAAAAACTGCTGAAAAATTAGGAGAAGATAAAGCTGCTATATTTGATGGACATATTACTCTTCTTGAAGATGAAGATCTTTTTGACGAAGTTACTGAAATAATTGAAGATGAAAATATCTGTGCTGAAGCAGCTCTTCAAATGGGAATTGATGAGTATTGTGAAATGCTAGCTAACCTTGAAGATGAATATTTAAGAGAGAGAGCTGCCGACCTTAAAGATATTGGAAAAAGATGGCTTTATAACACTGCTGGAATTGAAATAATCGATTTAAGTTCACTTCCTGCAAATACAATTATTGCTGCAAAAGACTTAACTCCTTCTGATACTGCTCAAATTGACTTAAACAATGTTGTAGCATTTATTACTGAAGTTGGAGGAAAAACTGCACACTCTTCTATTATGGCTAGATCTCTAGAACTTCCTGCTATTGTAGGTACTGGAAATATTTGTTCTCTTGTAAAAAGTGGAGATACAGTTATAGTTGATGCTTTAAAAGGTGATATTATAATTAATCCTACAGAGGAAGAGATAGGAAAATATGAAGAAAAAAGAAATAATTTCTTTGCTGAAAAAGAACTTTTAAAACAATTAAAAGATAAAGAAGCTATATCACTAGATGGAACTAAAGTTGGTACTTGGGCAAATATTGGATCTCCTAAAGATGTAGATGGAGTTTTAAGAAATGGTGCTACAGGTATTGGATTATATAGAACAGAATTTTTATTTATGAATAATGACAGATTCCCAACTGAAGATGAGCAATTTGAAGCATACAAAACTGTTGCTGAAAGAATGGAAGGAAAACCTGTTACAATAAGAACTATGGATATTGGTGGAGATAAATCTCTTCCATATATGCAACTTCCAAAAGAAGAAAATCCTTTCCTAGGTTGGAGAGCTATCAGAGTTTGTCTTGATAGAACAGAAATTTTAAAAACACAATTTAGAGCATTATTAAGAGCATCTGCTTTTGGATACATAAAGATTATGCTACCTATGATTATGGATATAACAGAAATCAGAAGAGCTAGAGCTATTCTTGAAGAATGTAAAGCTGAGTTACAAACTGAAGGAGCTAAGTTTGATGAAAATATAGCTCTTGGTATCATGGTTGAAACTCCTGCAGTAGCTTTTAGAGCAAGAAGCTTTGCTGAAGAAGTAGATTTCTTCTCAATAGGAACAAATGATTTAACTCAATATACATTAGCTGTAGATAGAGGAAATGAACATATTTCTAAACTATATAATACTTATAATCCTGGAGTTTTAGAAGCTATTAGACTTGCAATTAAAGGAGCTCATGAAGCTGGAATAACTATTTCTATGTGTGGAGAGTTTGCAGGAGATGAAAATGCAACTGCTGTTCTATTTGGAATGGGATTAGATGCATTCTCAATGTCTGCTATATCAGTTCCAAAAATAAAGAAAAATCTAATGACATTAGATAAAAAGAAATGTGAAGAGTTAGTTGATACTATTATGAAACTTAGAACATCTGAAGAGATTTTAGAAGTTGTAAAAAAATTCAATAAAGAAAATATGAGATAATATTTTAATGCACACATTATTTTAAATAGTGTGTGCATTTTTTTAAAAATAGAGCTCTTTCTCTTTTCTCTTCAACATTGTTTTTAAATCATTATTATAATTTTCTACTTCTTCTTTTAAGATTAAACTTACCTCGTTTATTTTTATCAAAATATCTTTTAAATCATTTTTTAGATTTATCTTTTTTTTATTTTTTTTCAAAATAAAAAGAATCTCTTCCTCTTTTTTTAATACTGGAAGTTTAATTATCTGTAGTGAATTTGGGTATACATTTAATAACTCCTCACATCCAGAAAAAGGGAGAGAAAAAATTAGATCAGTTCCATCTATTATTTTATCAAGTTCACTATATCTAAACTTCAAACTTTCTATTTTATTCTGATTATAAACTTTTTCAGTAATTTTTAAAAATTCTGAAAAGCTTATCTTTCTTTTTTTTAATTCATCCTCCAAATCTCTTTCAGCATATCCTCTCATCCTTGTTAAATATTTACTGCAAAGAACCCCATTAAAAATAATAAACTTATCTTCCATATGATCACCATACCTT
Protein-coding regions in this window:
- the ptsP gene encoding phosphoenolpyruvate--protein phosphotransferase produces the protein MSKKIKGIEASPGIAIGKIFLYQEQELVIKTEKVGNTDNEKERLLEGREKSKEQLLKIREKTAEKLGEDKAAIFDGHITLLEDEDLFDEVTEIIEDENICAEAALQMGIDEYCEMLANLEDEYLRERAADLKDIGKRWLYNTAGIEIIDLSSLPANTIIAAKDLTPSDTAQIDLNNVVAFITEVGGKTAHSSIMARSLELPAIVGTGNICSLVKSGDTVIVDALKGDIIINPTEEEIGKYEEKRNNFFAEKELLKQLKDKEAISLDGTKVGTWANIGSPKDVDGVLRNGATGIGLYRTEFLFMNNDRFPTEDEQFEAYKTVAERMEGKPVTIRTMDIGGDKSLPYMQLPKEENPFLGWRAIRVCLDRTEILKTQFRALLRASAFGYIKIMLPMIMDITEIRRARAILEECKAELQTEGAKFDENIALGIMVETPAVAFRARSFAEEVDFFSIGTNDLTQYTLAVDRGNEHISKLYNTYNPGVLEAIRLAIKGAHEAGITISMCGEFAGDENATAVLFGMGLDAFSMSAISVPKIKKNLMTLDKKKCEELVDTIMKLRTSEEILEVVKKFNKENMR
- a CDS encoding HPr family phosphocarrier protein, translating into MASKTVEIKNETGLHTRPGNEFVSLAKTFNSQIEVENEAGKRVKGTSLLKLLSLGVKKGTKITVYAEGDDADTAVEQLAHLLENLKD
- a CDS encoding alpha-hydroxy-acid oxidizing protein, which encodes MDIKEVRENAREKMKGFCNVCKICDGVFCSGKVPGMGGTGTGESFKISYLKLKNIKVVMRTLHNVTEPKMNIELFGKELSFPCLGAPITGTKFNMGGGVTEEEYCHDVIKGAIAAGTIGMIGDTGDPTCYEAGLKALKENNGIGIAIIKPRSNEEIIKRIRMAEEAGAIAVGVDVDGAGLVTMKLFGQPVGPKSFEDLKELVNSTKLPFIVKGILSVDEAKFCAEAGVNTIVVSNHGGRVLAETLAPCDVLEEIVEAVGDKINVLVDGSVREGVDILKYLALGAKGVLVGRPLIWGSIGGREEGVKTIFDTLRNQLNQAMILTGTADANSVEKRIIVK